One window of Streptomyces sp. NBC_00273 genomic DNA carries:
- a CDS encoding DUF3662 and FHA domain-containing protein: MGVLKRFEQRLEGLVNGTFAKVFKSEVQPVEIAGALQRECDNNATIWNRERTVVPNDFIVELSAGDYDRLSPYSGQLGDELAGLVRDYAKQQRYSFMGPIKVHLEKADDLDTGLYRVRSRTLASSTSQPQAGPPSPQGGYGYPPENQPQGGYGYPPVAAPPMPSAPPPGGPGARRPAPGGPGGPAPAAGPGGARRHWIEINGTRHQISRPTLVLGRSTEADVRIDDPGVSRRHCEIRTGTPSTIQDLGSTNGIVVDGQHTTRATLRDGSRIVVGSTTIIYRQAEG; encoded by the coding sequence ATGGGAGTTCTGAAGCGGTTCGAGCAGCGACTCGAAGGTCTGGTGAACGGCACCTTCGCCAAGGTGTTCAAGTCCGAGGTCCAGCCGGTGGAGATCGCCGGAGCCCTCCAGCGGGAGTGCGACAACAACGCCACCATCTGGAACCGCGAGCGGACCGTCGTCCCCAACGACTTCATCGTCGAGCTCAGCGCCGGCGACTACGACCGTCTGAGTCCCTACTCCGGGCAGCTCGGCGACGAGCTCGCGGGCCTCGTCCGCGACTACGCCAAGCAGCAGCGCTACAGCTTCATGGGCCCCATCAAGGTCCACCTGGAGAAGGCCGACGACCTCGACACCGGGCTCTACCGGGTCCGCAGCCGCACCCTCGCCTCCAGCACCTCCCAGCCGCAGGCCGGACCACCCTCACCACAGGGCGGCTACGGCTACCCGCCGGAGAACCAGCCACAGGGCGGCTACGGATATCCCCCGGTCGCGGCCCCGCCCATGCCCAGTGCTCCGCCCCCGGGCGGACCAGGCGCCCGGCGGCCCGCTCCGGGCGGGCCCGGCGGACCGGCCCCCGCGGCCGGCCCGGGCGGCGCCCGGCGCCACTGGATCGAGATCAACGGCACCCGCCACCAGATCTCGCGCCCCACGCTCGTACTCGGCCGAAGCACGGAAGCCGACGTGCGGATCGACGACCCCGGCGTATCCCGCCGGCACTGTGAGATCCGGACCGGAACGCCCTCGACGATCCAGGATCTCGGGTCCACCAACGGCATCGTGGTGGACGGGCAGCACACCACCCGCGCTACGCTCCGCGACGGCTCGCGGATCGTCGTGGGCAGCACCACCATCATTTACCGGCAAGCCGAAGGGTGA
- a CDS encoding FHA domain-containing protein FhaB/FipA has product MSELTLTVMRLGFLAVLWLFVIVAVQVIRSDLFGTRVTQRGSRRGGGGAGGAPQQAGRQATPPQQRQRRGAPTKLVVSEGILTGTTVALAGQTITLGRAHDSTIVLDDDYASSRHARIYPDRDGQWIVEDLGSTNGTYLDRTRLTTPTPIPPGAPIRIGKTVIELRK; this is encoded by the coding sequence ATGTCAGAGCTGACCCTGACGGTCATGCGGTTGGGTTTCCTGGCCGTTCTGTGGCTGTTCGTCATCGTGGCCGTACAGGTCATCCGCAGCGATCTCTTCGGGACGCGCGTGACCCAACGCGGGTCCCGTCGTGGCGGCGGAGGCGCCGGCGGCGCCCCGCAGCAGGCGGGCCGCCAAGCCACGCCTCCGCAGCAGCGCCAGCGGCGCGGCGCACCCACCAAGCTCGTCGTCTCCGAGGGCATCCTCACGGGAACCACGGTGGCCCTCGCCGGCCAGACGATCACGCTGGGCCGCGCGCACGACTCCACGATCGTGCTGGACGACGACTACGCGTCCAGCCGCCATGCCAGGATCTATCCCGACCGTGACGGCCAGTGGATCGTCGAGGATCTCGGGTCCACCAACGGCACGTATCTCGACCGGACCCGGCTGACCACCCCGACGCCCATTCCGCCGGGCGCACCGATCCGCATCGGCAAGACCGTCATCGAGCTGCGGAAGTAG
- a CDS encoding PP2C family protein-serine/threonine phosphatase, whose product MSLSLRFAAGSHKGMIREGNEDSGYAGPRLLAIADGMGGQAAGEVASSEVISTLVQLDDDVPGSDILTSLATAVQRANDQLRVMVEEDPQLEGMGTTLTALLWTGQRLGLVHVGDSRAYLLRDGVLTQITQDHTWVQRLVDEGRITEEEATTHPQRSLLMRALGSGDIVEPDLSIREVRAGDRYLICSDGLSGVVSHQTLEETLADYHGPRETVQSLIQLALRGGGPDNITCIVADVLDTDSGDTLAAQVSDTPVVVGAVAENQHQLFDSGNAMQTPAGRASGLGRRGQPPAGAFGPPGSGDAPGYGYSDQGQGQGGNGYGTFGEADAYTADPAYEDTYNHPRRRRSKGRKWTTRTLTLLIVAGVVGGGLYAGWRWTQTQFYVGVKGEHVALFRGISPKLGPLELSKVETDRPDIELKYLPPFKQKLVEATISENSFDAARKKLDDLGVQVSACKKDEERRNVEAQNSQTPAPSLTPEEQQLVGLCGK is encoded by the coding sequence ATGAGTCTGTCCCTGCGGTTCGCCGCCGGATCACACAAGGGCATGATCCGCGAGGGCAACGAGGATTCCGGTTACGCCGGTCCCCGGCTCCTCGCGATCGCCGACGGCATGGGAGGCCAGGCCGCCGGCGAGGTCGCGAGCTCCGAGGTGATCTCCACCCTCGTGCAGCTCGACGACGACGTCCCGGGCTCCGACATCCTCACCTCGCTGGCCACGGCCGTACAGCGCGCCAACGACCAGCTGCGCGTGATGGTCGAGGAGGACCCGCAGCTCGAAGGCATGGGCACCACGCTGACCGCCCTGCTGTGGACCGGCCAGCGCCTCGGCCTCGTCCACGTCGGCGACTCCCGCGCCTATCTGCTCCGCGACGGCGTCCTCACCCAGATCACCCAGGACCACACCTGGGTGCAGCGCCTCGTCGACGAGGGGCGCATCACGGAGGAAGAAGCCACCACCCACCCGCAGCGCTCGCTCCTGATGCGCGCGCTCGGCAGCGGCGACATCGTCGAGCCCGACCTCTCCATCCGTGAGGTCCGGGCCGGTGACCGCTACCTGATCTGCTCCGACGGGCTGTCCGGCGTCGTCTCCCACCAGACCCTGGAAGAGACCCTCGCCGACTACCACGGTCCCCGCGAGACCGTGCAGTCGCTGATCCAGCTCGCCCTGCGCGGCGGCGGACCCGACAACATCACCTGCATCGTCGCCGACGTCCTCGACACCGACAGCGGCGACACCCTCGCCGCCCAGGTCAGCGACACCCCGGTGGTCGTCGGCGCGGTCGCCGAGAACCAGCACCAGCTCTTCGACAGCGGCAACGCCATGCAGACCCCGGCCGGCCGGGCCTCGGGCCTCGGCCGCCGCGGCCAGCCCCCGGCCGGCGCCTTCGGCCCCCCCGGCAGCGGCGACGCCCCCGGCTACGGCTACTCCGACCAGGGGCAGGGCCAGGGCGGCAACGGCTACGGCACCTTCGGCGAAGCCGACGCCTACACCGCCGACCCCGCCTACGAGGACACGTACAACCACCCCCGCAGGCGCCGCAGCAAAGGGCGCAAGTGGACCACCCGTACGCTGACCCTGCTCATCGTCGCCGGCGTCGTCGGCGGTGGCCTCTACGCGGGCTGGCGCTGGACCCAGACCCAGTTCTACGTGGGCGTGAAGGGCGAGCACGTCGCGCTCTTCCGCGGCATCAGCCCGAAGCTGGGGCCGCTGGAGCTCTCCAAGGTGGAGACCGACCGCCCCGACATCGAACTGAAGTACCTGCCGCCCTTCAAGCAGAAGCTGGTCGAGGCCACCATCAGCGAGAACAGCTTCGACGCCGCGCGCAAGAAGCTCGACGACCTCGGCGTCCAGGTGTCCGCCTGCAAGAAGGACGAGGAGCGCCGCAACGTCGAGGCGCAGAACAGCCAGACGCCCGCCCCCAGCCTGACTCCCGAGGAGCAGCAACTGGTCGGGCTGTGCGGGAAGTAG
- a CDS encoding FtsW/RodA/SpoVE family cell cycle protein, which translates to MSVVTNTTTIGAIELPSRRNTELLLLGFAVLIPMFAYANVGLAINGTLPPGMVLYGLGLGALAGIAHLVVRRYAKYADPLLLPLATLLNGLGLVLIWRLDQSERLQNLAKRSFGTFSPSAPRQMMYTALAIALFAAVLLVLKDHRVLQRFTYISMAGALVLLILPVVPGLGADVFGAKIWISVGGFSIQPGEFAKIVIAIFFAGYLMVKRDALALASRRFMGLYLPRGRDLGPILMIWAMSLLVLVFENDLGTSLLFFGMFVIMLYVATERTSWIVIGLLMSVGGAVVVGTFASHVQARVNAWLDPFGCYATSGACEQVGQSIMSFGSGGVLGAGWGQGNSDLIGFAANSDFIFSTVGEELGLAGVMAFLLLYGLIIERGVRTALAARDPFGKLFAIGLSGAFALQIFVVAGGVMGLIPLTGMTMPFLASGGSSVLANWILIAILIRISDTARRPAPAPAPSPDSEMTQVVRPS; encoded by the coding sequence ATGAGCGTTGTCACCAATACGACCACCATCGGCGCCATCGAGCTGCCGAGCAGGCGCAACACCGAGCTCCTGCTGCTCGGCTTCGCCGTGCTCATCCCGATGTTCGCCTACGCCAACGTGGGCCTCGCGATCAACGGCACCCTGCCCCCCGGCATGGTGCTCTACGGCCTCGGCCTCGGCGCCCTCGCCGGGATCGCGCACCTCGTCGTGCGCCGGTACGCCAAGTACGCCGACCCGCTGCTGCTGCCGCTGGCGACCCTGCTCAACGGGCTGGGCCTCGTCCTGATCTGGCGCCTGGACCAGTCCGAGCGCCTGCAGAACCTCGCCAAGCGGTCCTTCGGCACGTTCTCCCCCTCCGCGCCGCGCCAGATGATGTACACGGCCCTCGCCATCGCCCTGTTCGCCGCCGTCCTGCTGGTCCTGAAAGACCACCGCGTCCTGCAGAGATTCACGTACATCTCGATGGCGGGCGCCCTGGTCCTGCTGATCCTGCCCGTCGTCCCGGGTCTGGGCGCCGACGTCTTCGGCGCGAAGATCTGGATCAGCGTGGGCGGCTTCTCCATCCAGCCCGGTGAGTTCGCGAAGATCGTCATCGCGATCTTCTTCGCCGGCTACCTGATGGTGAAGCGCGACGCGCTCGCCCTGGCCAGCCGCCGCTTCATGGGCCTCTACCTGCCGCGCGGCCGCGACCTCGGCCCGATCCTGATGATCTGGGCGATGAGCCTGCTCGTCCTCGTCTTCGAGAACGACCTCGGCACCTCGCTGCTCTTCTTCGGCATGTTCGTGATCATGCTGTACGTGGCCACCGAGCGCACCAGCTGGATCGTCATCGGCCTGCTGATGTCGGTGGGCGGCGCCGTGGTCGTCGGCACCTTCGCCAGCCACGTCCAGGCCCGTGTCAACGCTTGGCTCGACCCCTTCGGCTGCTACGCCACCTCGGGCGCCTGTGAGCAGGTCGGCCAGTCGATCATGAGCTTCGGTTCCGGCGGCGTCCTCGGCGCCGGCTGGGGCCAGGGCAACTCCGACCTGATCGGCTTCGCCGCCAACTCCGACTTCATCTTCTCCACCGTCGGTGAAGAACTCGGCCTCGCCGGCGTGATGGCCTTCCTGCTGCTCTACGGGCTCATCATCGAGCGGGGCGTGCGCACCGCGCTCGCCGCCCGCGACCCCTTCGGCAAGCTCTTCGCCATCGGCCTCTCCGGCGCCTTCGCGCTCCAGATCTTCGTGGTCGCCGGCGGAGTCATGGGCCTCATCCCCCTCACCGGCATGACGATGCCCTTCCTCGCGTCCGGCGGTTCCTCCGTCCTCGCGAACTGGATCCTCATCGCCATCCTCATCCGGATCAGCGACACCGCACGCCGCCCCGCACCGGCCCCCGCCCCGTCCCCCGACTCCGAGATGACCCAGGTGGTCCGTCCGTCATGA
- a CDS encoding peptidoglycan D,D-transpeptidase FtsI family protein — MNKPLRRISLFCGLLVLALLIRTNWLQYVQAEELSTRKENRRVQIAQYATERGNIIVKGGEPITGSKVTDGSDYKYKRTYTNGELWAPVTGYASQAFGSTQLESLEDGILTGNDDRLFFDRTIGMFTGEKKQGGNVVTTLNPDAQKAAFEALGTKKGAVAAIDPRTGAILALVSTPSYDPSRFAGNSKDDEKAWVELKDSEDKNLVNRALRETYPPGSTFKVVTAAAALEHGVVQDINAATDTPEPYFLPGTKTVMVNHAQGCEKASLNKALEISCNSVFANMGDKVTRDKMVETSEKFGFNNDKIDIPVRAFASIYDKKMGKDGNAQSSIGQFNTAATPLQMAMVTAAIANDGKLMKPYMVDNLTAPNLDIIEKHEPQEMSRPLSAANAEKLQQMMVNVVEHGTGSKAKVKGITVGGKTGTAQHGEGNKKRPYAWFISYAENQDKTSPVAVAVVIEDSEAEREDISGGGLAAPVAKAVMEAVLNSQG, encoded by the coding sequence ATGAACAAGCCCCTGCGCCGCATCTCGCTGTTCTGCGGACTGCTCGTCCTCGCCCTGCTGATCCGCACCAACTGGCTGCAGTACGTGCAGGCCGAGGAGCTCAGCACCCGCAAGGAGAACCGCCGGGTCCAGATCGCCCAGTACGCGACCGAGCGCGGCAACATCATCGTCAAGGGCGGCGAGCCGATCACCGGTTCCAAGGTGACCGACGGCAGCGACTACAAGTACAAGCGGACCTACACGAACGGCGAGCTCTGGGCTCCCGTCACCGGGTACGCCTCGCAGGCGTTCGGCTCCACCCAGCTGGAATCCCTCGAGGACGGCATCCTCACCGGCAACGACGACCGGCTGTTCTTCGACCGCACCATCGGCATGTTCACCGGGGAGAAGAAGCAGGGCGGCAACGTCGTCACCACGCTGAACCCCGATGCCCAGAAGGCCGCCTTCGAGGCGCTGGGCACGAAGAAGGGCGCCGTCGCGGCCATCGACCCGCGCACCGGCGCCATCCTGGCCCTGGTCTCCACGCCCTCGTACGACCCCTCGCGCTTCGCGGGCAACTCCAAGGACGACGAGAAGGCCTGGGTCGAGCTGAAGGACAGCGAGGACAAGAACCTCGTCAACCGCGCCCTGCGCGAGACGTACCCGCCGGGCTCCACCTTCAAGGTGGTCACCGCGGCCGCCGCCCTCGAACACGGCGTCGTCCAGGACATCAACGCCGCCACGGACACCCCCGAGCCGTACTTCCTGCCGGGCACCAAGACCGTGATGGTCAACCACGCCCAGGGCTGCGAGAAGGCCAGCCTGAACAAGGCCCTCGAGATCTCCTGCAACTCCGTCTTCGCGAACATGGGCGACAAGGTCACCCGCGACAAGATGGTGGAGACCTCGGAGAAGTTCGGCTTCAACAACGACAAGATCGACATCCCGGTCCGCGCGTTCGCCAGCATCTACGACAAGAAGATGGGCAAGGACGGCAACGCCCAGAGCTCCATCGGGCAGTTCAACACCGCCGCCACCCCGCTCCAGATGGCCATGGTCACCGCCGCGATCGCCAACGACGGCAAGCTGATGAAGCCGTACATGGTGGACAATCTCACGGCCCCCAACCTGGACATCATCGAGAAGCACGAGCCGCAGGAGATGAGCCGGCCGCTCTCCGCCGCCAACGCGGAGAAGCTGCAGCAGATGATGGTCAACGTCGTCGAGCACGGCACCGGCAGCAAGGCCAAGGTGAAGGGCATCACGGTCGGCGGCAAGACCGGTACGGCGCAGCACGGCGAGGGCAACAAGAAGCGCCCCTACGCCTGGTTCATCTCCTACGCCGAAAACCAGGACAAGACCTCGCCGGTCGCCGTCGCCGTCGTGATCGAGGACAGCGAGGCGGAGCGCGAGGACATCAGCGGTGGCGGTCTGGCCGCTCCCGTCGCCAAGGCGGTCATGGAGGCGGTCCTGAACAGCCAGGGGTGA
- the pknB gene encoding Stk1 family PASTA domain-containing Ser/Thr kinase produces the protein MEEPRRLGGRYELSHVLGRGGMAEVYLAHDTRLGRTVAVKTLRADLARDPSFQARFRREAQSAASLNHPAIVAVYDTGEDYVDNISIPYIVMEYVDGSTLRELLHSGRKLLPERTLEMCIGILQALEYSHRAGIVHRDIKPANVMLTRTGQVKVMDFGIARAMGDSGMTMTQTAAVIGTAQYLSPEQAKGEQVDARSDLYSAGCLLYELLCVRPPFVGDSPVAVAYQHVREEPQPPSNFDPEITPEMDAIVLKALVKDPDYRYQSADEMRADIEACLDGQPVAAAAAMGATGGYGYPDQGHGYGPQGYDQPTAALRTADPGAQTSMMPPMPPGDGGYGYGDQGHGGYDQGANRRQKKSKASTVLLVAAGVLVLVGAILIGHSLFNETADNRPTVPKLIGQTLERAQKSGDSVGLKVVKGPDAPCEDQPKGNVCKQDPAADTKVDDGATITVTVSTGAPKVAVPSVVNLKFEDAEKLLKEKGLQVDRKPQESARAAGTVLEQSPNGGEAERNSVVTLTVAKEISKADVPELRGKKKDEAIKALTDANLRLGSVTESEQPGAVPGTIIDQQFAAGQQLEVGKTVNVTIAKASTQTAVPNFAGLTVDQYKDELRRANLRLGVVTGSTDGNAVVVRSDPQPGTQVNTGQTVNLIAIGGGGQQQGGNNNGGGFGGLGG, from the coding sequence ATGGAAGAGCCGCGTCGCCTCGGCGGCCGGTACGAGCTGAGCCACGTGCTCGGCCGTGGTGGCATGGCCGAGGTCTACCTCGCTCACGACACCCGGCTCGGCCGTACCGTCGCCGTCAAGACCCTGCGCGCCGACCTCGCCCGTGACCCGTCCTTCCAGGCCCGGTTCCGGCGCGAGGCCCAGTCGGCCGCGTCGCTGAACCATCCGGCGATCGTCGCGGTCTACGACACCGGCGAGGACTACGTCGACAACATCTCCATCCCGTACATCGTGATGGAGTACGTCGACGGTTCCACGCTGCGCGAGCTGCTGCACTCGGGCCGCAAGCTGCTGCCCGAGCGCACCCTGGAGATGTGCATCGGCATCCTCCAGGCCCTGGAGTACTCGCACCGCGCCGGCATCGTGCACCGCGACATCAAGCCCGCCAACGTGATGCTGACCCGCACCGGCCAGGTCAAGGTCATGGACTTCGGCATCGCCCGCGCCATGGGCGACTCCGGCATGACCATGACGCAGACGGCCGCCGTCATCGGCACCGCCCAGTACCTCTCTCCCGAGCAGGCCAAGGGCGAGCAGGTCGACGCGCGCTCCGACCTCTACTCCGCGGGCTGCCTGCTCTACGAGCTGCTCTGCGTCCGGCCCCCGTTCGTCGGTGACTCGCCGGTGGCCGTCGCCTACCAGCACGTACGGGAAGAGCCGCAGCCGCCGTCGAACTTCGATCCCGAGATCACGCCCGAGATGGACGCCATCGTCCTCAAGGCACTGGTCAAGGACCCCGATTACCGCTACCAGTCGGCCGACGAGATGCGCGCCGACATCGAGGCCTGCCTCGACGGCCAGCCGGTGGCCGCCGCCGCGGCCATGGGCGCGACCGGCGGCTACGGCTATCCCGACCAGGGGCACGGCTACGGACCCCAGGGCTACGACCAGCCCACCGCCGCCCTGCGCACCGCCGACCCCGGCGCCCAGACGTCGATGATGCCGCCCATGCCCCCGGGCGACGGCGGATACGGCTACGGCGACCAGGGCCACGGCGGCTACGACCAGGGCGCGAACCGCCGCCAGAAGAAGAGCAAGGCGTCCACCGTCCTGCTCGTCGCGGCGGGCGTCCTCGTCCTGGTCGGCGCGATCCTCATCGGCCATTCCCTCTTCAACGAGACCGCCGACAACCGGCCCACCGTGCCCAAGCTCATCGGCCAGACCCTCGAACGGGCGCAGAAGAGCGGCGACAGCGTCGGCCTCAAGGTGGTCAAGGGCCCTGACGCACCCTGCGAGGACCAGCCCAAGGGCAACGTCTGCAAGCAGGACCCCGCGGCCGACACCAAGGTCGACGACGGCGCCACCATCACGGTGACGGTCTCCACGGGCGCGCCCAAGGTGGCGGTCCCCAGCGTGGTCAACCTGAAGTTCGAGGACGCGGAGAAGCTGCTCAAGGAGAAGGGGCTGCAGGTCGACCGCAAGCCCCAGGAGTCCGCGCGCGCCGCCGGAACCGTCCTCGAGCAGAGCCCGAACGGCGGCGAGGCGGAGCGCAACAGCGTCGTCACGCTGACCGTCGCCAAGGAGATCTCCAAGGCCGACGTGCCGGAGCTCAGGGGCAAGAAGAAGGACGAGGCGATCAAGGCGCTCACGGACGCCAACCTCAGGCTCGGCAGCGTGACGGAGAGCGAGCAGCCCGGAGCCGTACCGGGCACGATCATCGATCAGCAGTTCGCGGCGGGCCAGCAGCTCGAGGTGGGCAAGACGGTGAACGTCACCATCGCCAAGGCCTCGACGCAGACGGCGGTGCCCAACTTCGCCGGCCTCACCGTGGACCAGTACAAGGACGAGCTGCGGCGCGCCAACCTCCGGCTCGGTGTCGTCACCGGCTCGACGGACGGCAACGCGGTCGTCGTACGCTCCGACCCGCAGCCGGGGACCCAGGTCAACACGGGCCAGACCGTGAACCTGATCGCCATCGGCGGCGGCGGCCAGCAGCAGGGCGGCAACAACAACGGCGGCGGCTTCGGCGGCCTGGGCGGCTAG
- a CDS encoding class E sortase — translation MSRARRRAAAPPAGNRSVLAGFLSLLGEVLITVGLVLGLFVAYSLWWTNVLADRQASARGDEIRQQWQTPSPQAAAPGALDTQDGVGFLHVPAMKNGEVLVKPGTDPDTLDDGVAGYYTEPVKSALPWDEKGNFALAAHRDGHGAKFHNIDKVKNGDAIVFETRDTWYVYKVFAELRQTSKYNTDVINAVPKDSGKTAPGRYVTLTTCTPVYTSKYRYIVWGELVRTEKVDAKRTPPAELR, via the coding sequence GTGTCTCGTGCCCGCCGCCGCGCCGCGGCCCCGCCCGCCGGCAACCGCAGTGTGCTCGCCGGATTCCTGAGCCTGCTGGGCGAGGTCCTGATCACCGTGGGCCTGGTGCTGGGCCTGTTCGTGGCCTACTCGCTGTGGTGGACGAACGTGCTCGCCGACCGGCAGGCGTCGGCGCGCGGCGACGAGATCCGCCAGCAGTGGCAGACCCCCTCCCCGCAGGCCGCCGCACCCGGGGCGCTGGACACCCAGGACGGCGTCGGCTTCCTGCACGTACCGGCGATGAAGAACGGCGAGGTGCTCGTCAAGCCGGGGACCGACCCGGACACCCTCGACGACGGCGTGGCCGGGTACTACACGGAGCCGGTGAAGTCCGCGCTGCCGTGGGACGAGAAGGGCAACTTCGCGCTGGCCGCGCACCGGGACGGCCACGGGGCGAAGTTCCACAACATCGACAAGGTGAAGAACGGCGACGCGATCGTCTTCGAGACCCGCGACACCTGGTACGTCTACAAGGTCTTCGCGGAGCTGCGCCAGACCTCGAAGTACAACACCGACGTGATCAACGCGGTCCCCAAGGACTCCGGGAAGACCGCCCCCGGCCGGTACGTCACGCTCACCACCTGCACGCCGGTCTACACCTCGAAGTACCGGTACATCGTGTGGGGCGAGCTGGTCCGGACGGAGAAGGTGGACGCGAAGCGGACCCCGCCGGCCGAACTGCGCTGA